From a region of the Mycobacteroides saopaulense genome:
- a CDS encoding AMP-binding protein: MPNDFTRGVRQWGAAVPAAITSGALTPMGPRAVAALARSLWQLGPTPALLLAASAIRFPDRVALIDDSGPLTYRQLQLRAQAIAASVYALAPSAPRSVGIVCRNHRGFVEAMIAGAQLGAELVFINTELTPQQLQAILRRHEPDVLVFDEEYAAAVRDAQYEGLRVLGWRQNPDAEDLPTLDDLAGQRHPTPPRVSRAVKLTLLTSGTTGLAKGVPRAIKLRQLVLMCVTAMATVRLRSRDRVFVAPPFFHGFGLAALLGPLALGGTALCRRRFDAAQAIEDIARERLTVLMAVPVMLQRILALPGLDKGIACGLSLRLIVTGAAPISSSTVSGVLNAFGPILVNGYGSTEAGVVAIAAPEDLVAAPNTIGRTALGVSVRILSEDRREVPDGETGMIFVRGGLEYEGYTPDKAARPTAKEVVDGHVNTGDMGHFDADGRLYIDGRSDDMIVSGGENVFPGEVEDRLTTHPDIADAVVIGVPDDEYGQVLRAFVVAAAGACAPSEDALKAHIRDGLERYKVPKRFVVLDEIPRNASGKVFRAQLHSLGAS, encoded by the coding sequence ATGCCGAATGACTTCACTCGGGGCGTCAGGCAATGGGGTGCCGCCGTGCCTGCGGCGATCACTTCGGGCGCGCTCACGCCGATGGGGCCGCGCGCGGTGGCCGCACTGGCCCGTAGCCTGTGGCAGCTGGGCCCGACACCGGCCCTGCTGTTGGCGGCCAGCGCGATTCGCTTTCCCGACCGTGTCGCGTTGATCGACGACTCCGGACCGCTCACCTATCGTCAACTGCAGCTGCGCGCGCAGGCCATTGCCGCATCGGTGTATGCTTTGGCGCCGTCGGCTCCTCGGTCGGTCGGCATCGTGTGCCGCAATCACCGCGGGTTCGTCGAGGCGATGATCGCGGGCGCTCAGCTCGGGGCCGAGCTGGTCTTCATCAACACCGAATTGACTCCTCAACAGCTGCAGGCGATTCTGCGACGTCACGAACCCGATGTGCTGGTGTTCGACGAAGAGTATGCAGCTGCGGTGCGAGACGCGCAGTACGAGGGACTGCGCGTGTTGGGTTGGCGCCAGAACCCGGATGCCGAAGACCTGCCCACGCTGGATGATCTTGCCGGGCAACGACACCCCACACCGCCGCGGGTCAGTCGTGCGGTCAAGCTCACTCTGCTGACCTCGGGCACTACAGGCCTGGCCAAGGGCGTGCCGCGTGCGATCAAGCTCCGCCAGCTGGTGCTCATGTGTGTGACCGCGATGGCCACGGTGCGGCTACGCTCCCGGGACCGTGTGTTCGTGGCTCCCCCGTTCTTCCACGGCTTCGGTCTGGCCGCACTGTTAGGTCCGTTGGCTCTTGGTGGAACCGCGCTGTGCCGCAGGAGATTCGATGCCGCGCAGGCCATCGAGGACATCGCACGGGAGCGCCTCACGGTACTGATGGCGGTGCCGGTCATGCTGCAGCGGATACTGGCGTTGCCGGGGCTTGACAAGGGCATCGCTTGCGGCTTGTCCCTGCGGTTGATCGTCACCGGAGCGGCTCCGATCTCTTCCTCGACGGTCTCCGGCGTGCTGAACGCGTTCGGGCCGATCCTGGTCAACGGTTACGGCTCCACCGAGGCGGGTGTGGTGGCCATCGCAGCGCCCGAAGACCTTGTCGCTGCCCCGAACACCATCGGACGGACGGCTCTGGGAGTGTCCGTGCGCATCCTGAGTGAGGACCGGCGCGAGGTTCCGGACGGAGAGACCGGAATGATCTTTGTGCGCGGTGGCCTGGAGTACGAGGGCTACACCCCCGACAAGGCGGCCCGACCCACGGCCAAGGAGGTCGTCGACGGACACGTAAACACCGGCGATATGGGCCATTTTGACGCCGACGGCAGGCTGTACATCGACGGCAGATCGGATGACATGATCGTCTCCGGCGGCGAGAACGTGTTTCCCGGCGAGGTGGAAGACCGGCTGACCACCCATCCGGATATCGCCGATGCCGTTGTCATCGGAGTGCCCGACGATGAGTACGGGCAGGTTCTGCGCGCGTTTGTGGTGGCGGCGGCCGGCGCCTGCGCTCCGTCCGAAGACGCGCTCAAGGCCCATATCAGGGATGGGCTGGAGCGCTACAAGGTTCCCAAGCGGTTCGTCGTGCTCGACGAGATACCGCGTAACGCGAGCGGAAAGGTGTTTCGCGCACAACTACATTCACTCGGCGCCAGCTAG
- a CDS encoding FAD-dependent oxidoreductase, whose protein sequence is MSRRRIVVAGLGDSGLLTAIRLAGRHDVVGISTKPALVSGQELGVRLARPEEWAQNYWIPFDRFHGLDRVRTVHAMLTSVDLGARTVFAATGDGSQLAEPYDTLIVSTGVSNGFWRQPVMQSNADVAADLRAAHQTFARARTAIVIGGGAAAVSSAANLAMTWPDLRVGLYFPGERALTQHPPRVWDRIRRRLSELRVVFHPGHRAVIPDGFTCDRITAEPVRWSSGQSPASADAVVWAIGRVRPNTDWLPAEILDEHGFVRVTPHLQVLNHPNVFAVGDVAATDPLRSSARNRADRLVAHNVHAGMSGRALRTYRPPRHRWGSVLGVQPDGLEVFGPSGHAFRFPAWSIERVLQPWIVRRGIYRGVRHNRPFTSAEPNLPEGPIA, encoded by the coding sequence GCCACGATGTGGTGGGCATCTCCACCAAGCCCGCGTTGGTCAGTGGTCAAGAATTGGGCGTGCGGCTCGCGCGGCCCGAGGAGTGGGCGCAGAACTACTGGATCCCCTTCGACCGGTTCCACGGGCTGGATCGTGTGCGCACCGTGCACGCCATGCTGACTAGCGTGGACCTCGGCGCCCGAACGGTTTTCGCTGCTACCGGAGACGGCTCGCAGCTGGCGGAACCGTATGACACCTTGATTGTCTCGACTGGTGTCAGCAATGGTTTTTGGAGGCAGCCCGTCATGCAGTCAAATGCCGATGTGGCCGCGGATCTGCGGGCGGCTCACCAGACTTTCGCCCGCGCGCGCACCGCCATCGTCATCGGAGGTGGAGCCGCGGCGGTAAGCAGTGCCGCCAATCTGGCCATGACATGGCCGGATCTGCGTGTCGGTCTCTACTTTCCCGGTGAGCGCGCACTGACGCAGCACCCACCCAGAGTCTGGGACCGAATCCGTCGGCGACTGAGTGAACTACGCGTCGTATTCCATCCCGGACACCGGGCCGTCATCCCTGACGGATTCACGTGCGATCGGATCACGGCCGAGCCGGTCCGGTGGAGTTCGGGGCAGTCGCCAGCCTCCGCCGATGCGGTGGTGTGGGCCATCGGCCGGGTGCGGCCGAACACGGATTGGCTGCCCGCCGAGATACTCGACGAACACGGTTTTGTGCGGGTGACACCGCACCTGCAGGTTCTGAATCACCCGAATGTGTTCGCCGTCGGCGATGTCGCGGCCACCGATCCGCTGCGCAGCTCCGCGCGGAACCGTGCCGATCGTCTTGTCGCCCATAACGTTCACGCCGGGATGAGCGGCCGGGCATTACGCACCTACCGACCGCCGAGACATCGATGGGGCTCGGTGCTCGGTGTACAGCCTGACGGGCTGGAAGTCTTCGGGCCCTCCGGACACGCATTCCGATTCCCCGCGTGGTCGATTGAGCGTGTGCTGCAGCCGTGGATCGTCAGGCGCGGCATCTACCGGGGCGTCCGCCACAATCGGCCGTTCACGTCCGCAGAACCAAACCTTCCGGAAGGACCAATCGCATGA
- a CDS encoding lipase family protein produces MSDSQLSSRPRRGGFYEPPYLDDTGSPGDLLRAEPMTARLLPGVAMSARAWRVLYRSTNAAGDPIAVSGVILVPDVPNPLSPRPLLGFAPGTQGLARSVAALSRQLAIGVEYEAIFLSAAVRRGWVVAVTDYPGLGTPGVHPYVIGKTNGRAVLDIMRAARNLPQADLSADGPAGLYGYSEGGNSAGWAAQLQPAYAPDVPLRAVAVGAAPVDFPELVADLEGGLFAFLMLYAGLGFDSAYPDLRLRDYLNRGGRMVAAILRRTHIVGAIVLGLFLPKKRLRYLSADPFVEPDWVAQLHDNSLGHLAPAAPTLVGIGRQDQVIPYRQAALLLQRWRALGADVREHPIRFGEHITAAPQFAKAGFAFLSEHFRQAEIGATSRERQAG; encoded by the coding sequence ATGTCTGACTCTCAACTGAGTTCTCGCCCGCGCCGAGGCGGGTTCTATGAGCCGCCCTATCTCGACGACACAGGTTCCCCGGGGGACCTGCTGCGTGCGGAACCCATGACGGCGCGTCTGTTGCCGGGCGTAGCGATGTCGGCCCGTGCCTGGCGGGTGCTGTACCGATCGACCAATGCGGCGGGCGATCCCATCGCAGTCTCTGGCGTCATTCTTGTTCCCGATGTCCCAAACCCGCTGTCGCCCAGGCCACTCCTGGGTTTCGCGCCGGGGACACAGGGGCTGGCGCGCTCGGTCGCGGCACTGTCTCGTCAGCTCGCGATCGGGGTGGAGTACGAGGCGATTTTTCTATCCGCCGCGGTGCGCCGCGGATGGGTGGTCGCCGTCACCGACTATCCGGGCCTCGGTACCCCCGGCGTGCACCCCTACGTCATCGGAAAGACCAACGGTCGAGCGGTGTTAGACATCATGCGCGCCGCCCGGAACTTGCCCCAGGCGGACCTATCGGCCGACGGGCCGGCAGGTCTCTACGGATATTCAGAGGGTGGCAACTCCGCGGGCTGGGCTGCCCAGCTGCAGCCCGCCTATGCCCCGGATGTGCCGCTACGGGCGGTCGCAGTGGGCGCTGCGCCGGTGGACTTTCCGGAGCTGGTGGCCGACCTAGAGGGTGGGCTCTTCGCATTCTTGATGCTATACGCGGGGCTGGGCTTCGATAGTGCCTATCCGGACCTGCGTTTGCGTGACTATCTCAATCGAGGTGGTCGGATGGTGGCGGCCATATTGCGTCGCACCCACATCGTCGGTGCGATCGTCCTCGGCTTGTTCCTGCCCAAGAAGCGGCTGCGATATCTTTCGGCCGATCCGTTCGTCGAGCCGGATTGGGTTGCGCAGCTGCACGACAACAGCCTTGGACACCTAGCCCCCGCTGCGCCTACGTTGGTGGGTATCGGGCGTCAGGACCAGGTGATCCCCTACCGGCAGGCCGCGCTGCTATTACAGCGCTGGCGAGCTCTGGGGGCCGACGTACGGGAGCATCCGATCCGGTTCGGTGAACACATCACGGCAGCACCGCAGTTCGCCAAGGCCGGATTCGCTTTTCTATCGGAGCATTTCAGGCAAGCCGAGATAGGTGCGACATCGCGGGAAAGACAGGCCGGATGA
- a CDS encoding amino acid permease, translating into MNSTSETLTRGLSARHIRFIALGSAIGTGLFYGSAEAIRQAGPSVLLAYLLGGAVIYIVLRSLGEMAVRSPVAGSFGEYATRCLGPLAGFLTGWTYALEMIVVCLADVTAFGVYMGFWFPDVPRWIWVLSIIFFIGAVNLLSVKVFGEIEFWLSLVKVLAIVAMIGGGVAILLWGTSTGNGEQHGLANLWNDGGFFPNGLAGFVGSFMIVMFAFGGTEIIGITAGEAKDPARTIPQAINTVPVRIVLFYVLTLAVIMCLNPWRSIDAQSSPFVQIFEGLGLSSAATVLNIIVVTAALSAINSDIFAAGRMIYGMAQRGQAPAVMRRVSRNGVPWMTVVVMTAALLVGVVLNYAIEERVFVMIASVATFATVFVWLMILLSHFRFRTQPNAGEVPMPSFLAPGWPYLQVFATGFLVFVMILLGFSTDTRVALIVGAAWLLLLTAGYRLSRKAW; encoded by the coding sequence GTGAACAGCACGTCGGAGACCCTCACGCGGGGGCTCTCCGCCCGCCACATCCGCTTCATCGCGTTGGGTTCGGCAATCGGTACCGGGCTGTTCTACGGGTCAGCCGAGGCGATCAGACAAGCCGGCCCATCGGTGCTGCTGGCCTATCTGCTTGGCGGTGCCGTGATCTACATCGTGTTGCGGTCTTTGGGGGAGATGGCGGTACGCAGCCCGGTCGCGGGATCGTTCGGCGAATACGCGACCCGGTGCCTGGGTCCGCTGGCCGGATTTCTCACCGGCTGGACATATGCGCTGGAGATGATCGTCGTCTGCCTGGCCGATGTCACCGCCTTCGGTGTGTACATGGGGTTCTGGTTCCCGGATGTGCCACGCTGGATCTGGGTCTTGTCGATAATCTTCTTCATCGGCGCGGTAAATCTGCTCAGCGTCAAGGTGTTCGGCGAGATCGAGTTCTGGCTCAGCCTGGTGAAGGTCCTCGCCATCGTGGCCATGATCGGCGGCGGTGTCGCGATCCTGTTGTGGGGGACGTCCACCGGCAACGGTGAACAGCACGGCCTGGCCAACCTGTGGAACGACGGGGGCTTCTTTCCCAACGGTCTGGCCGGCTTCGTCGGCAGCTTCATGATCGTGATGTTCGCGTTCGGCGGCACCGAGATCATCGGGATCACTGCGGGGGAGGCCAAGGATCCCGCGCGCACCATTCCCCAGGCCATCAACACGGTTCCGGTACGCATCGTCCTGTTCTACGTCCTGACGCTTGCCGTGATCATGTGCCTCAATCCCTGGCGCTCGATCGATGCGCAGAGCAGCCCCTTCGTCCAGATATTTGAAGGGCTGGGACTCTCATCGGCCGCCACGGTGCTCAACATCATCGTGGTGACGGCGGCACTGTCGGCGATCAACAGCGATATCTTCGCCGCCGGCCGAATGATCTACGGGATGGCTCAGCGGGGACAGGCTCCTGCGGTCATGCGGCGGGTGTCGCGCAACGGCGTTCCCTGGATGACTGTCGTCGTCATGACGGCGGCCTTGCTCGTCGGTGTGGTGTTGAACTATGCGATAGAAGAACGCGTTTTCGTCATGATCGCCTCTGTTGCCACCTTCGCGACCGTCTTTGTCTGGTTGATGATCCTGCTGTCCCACTTCAGGTTCCGAACGCAGCCAAACGCCGGGGAGGTGCCAATGCCCTCCTTCTTGGCACCTGGCTGGCCATACCTGCAGGTTTTCGCGACCGGCTTTTTGGTGTTCGTCATGATCCTGCTCGGTTTCAGCACGGACACCCGCGTCGCACTCATCGTCGGTGCGGCGTGGCTGCTACTCCTCACCGCGGGATACCGACTCAGCCGGAAGGCGTGGTGA
- a CDS encoding TetR/AcrR family transcriptional regulator, which yields MVGNKRGVASRAALLEAGRVAFSAHRYDEVSIVDVARSLGVAAGSISYHFGGKRGFYLAVVEQAADEFWSDLVQMRGPALQRLSDGIGKFLDRAHQEPRAFEALLADVADAEVRCVREQHRQRLAHALAVEITGTESTPVLRAAISGCLSFIEGIVLHWMHTDEISRDAVRDLIIANFIGTVLSAVRSDPDIELSQRVVDAVLPDAQMLSLFADLASIVPATNNNQ from the coding sequence GTGGTCGGCAACAAAAGAGGCGTGGCATCACGCGCCGCGCTGCTGGAGGCCGGCCGAGTCGCCTTCAGCGCACACCGGTACGACGAGGTGTCGATCGTCGATGTGGCCCGCTCCCTGGGGGTGGCCGCGGGGTCGATCAGCTACCACTTCGGTGGTAAGCGTGGTTTCTACCTGGCGGTCGTGGAGCAGGCTGCCGACGAATTCTGGAGCGATCTCGTCCAGATGCGCGGCCCCGCGCTGCAGCGATTGTCCGACGGCATCGGCAAGTTCCTGGACCGTGCGCACCAAGAGCCGCGTGCCTTCGAGGCGCTGCTCGCCGATGTCGCCGATGCCGAGGTGCGCTGCGTGCGCGAGCAGCATCGGCAGCGTCTTGCGCATGCGTTGGCCGTCGAGATCACCGGCACGGAATCGACCCCGGTGCTGCGCGCCGCGATCAGTGGATGCCTGTCCTTCATCGAGGGAATCGTGCTGCATTGGATGCATACCGATGAGATCTCGCGCGACGCGGTTCGCGATCTGATCATCGCCAATTTCATCGGCACCGTGCTCAGTGCCGTGCGATCGGACCCGGATATCGAGCTGAGTCAGCGGGTCGTCGATGCGGTGCTGCCCGACGCGCAGATGCTGTCTCTGTTCGCCGACCTGGCGTCGATCGTGCCAGCCACCAACAACAACCAGTAG
- a CDS encoding SDR family NAD(P)-dependent oxidoreductase, translating to MSTLLPSGPSSVVHHPIARAAAYLIGPRGLRDVERLRAEVAGKVVVVTGASYGLGAATAELFAHAGARVVLAARSMDQLRSVATEIAEKGGEAAVYQLDLTSEESVTEFADAVLHDFGGVDYLIHNAGKSLRRSVHLSYDRPKDVNATSGANYVGPMRLTLALLPGMRARGSGHIVNVSTVGVMFGVVPKWGFYLSSKAAFDIWMRAVGMEARGDGVTLTTFYAGLMHTRMSAPSRWMRLLPGQTPFDAARVLARAVVEKPRTLTPVYGHPFAILAPVLRFPMEPILGFVYRRLGDTQASLSRVAAGQSEVARIGVAEKVGAHAE from the coding sequence ATGTCAACGCTTTTACCCTCCGGGCCCTCCTCTGTTGTTCACCATCCGATCGCTCGCGCGGCGGCCTATCTGATCGGGCCACGTGGTCTGCGGGACGTCGAGCGTCTGCGTGCCGAGGTCGCCGGGAAGGTGGTTGTCGTCACCGGCGCCTCCTACGGCCTCGGAGCCGCCACCGCGGAGCTTTTCGCACACGCCGGTGCGCGGGTGGTGCTGGCCGCCCGATCGATGGACCAGCTCCGCTCGGTAGCTACCGAAATCGCCGAAAAGGGCGGTGAGGCGGCGGTTTACCAGCTTGATCTGACATCCGAGGAGTCGGTGACGGAGTTCGCTGATGCGGTTCTGCACGACTTCGGTGGGGTCGACTACCTAATCCACAACGCCGGTAAATCTCTGCGTCGCTCGGTGCACCTGTCCTATGACCGGCCCAAGGATGTCAATGCGACGTCCGGTGCCAACTATGTGGGCCCCATGCGGCTCACCCTGGCGCTGCTACCGGGGATGCGTGCTCGCGGCAGCGGCCACATCGTGAACGTGTCGACAGTGGGTGTGATGTTCGGCGTGGTTCCCAAGTGGGGCTTCTACTTATCGTCCAAGGCGGCATTCGACATCTGGATGCGTGCCGTGGGAATGGAGGCCCGGGGCGACGGCGTCACGCTGACAACGTTCTACGCGGGACTCATGCATACTCGGATGAGTGCCCCCAGCAGGTGGATGCGCTTGCTTCCCGGCCAGACCCCGTTCGACGCCGCACGGGTCCTGGCCCGCGCGGTGGTCGAGAAGCCGAGAACGTTGACTCCTGTTTACGGGCACCCATTCGCGATATTGGCTCCGGTGCTGCGGTTTCCCATGGAGCCGATTCTCGGTTTCGTCTATCGCCGATTGGGTGACACCCAAGCGTCTCTGTCCCGGGTGGCCGCAGGTCAATCCGAGGTCGCTCGCATCGGCGTCGCCGAGAAGGTCGGTGCTCATGCCGAATGA
- a CDS encoding cupin domain-containing protein produces MNMGSKIAIAACAGVATLTAACGSSSDTQSGRDPVSRTDLQRHDLSVPGRESLQTRVDFQPGAQAARHKHPGEEIIYVLKGTLVYDIDGQGSKTVTAGDVLFVPAETFHSVRNVGDDEGSELATYVVDKDKPLVVLNK; encoded by the coding sequence ATGAACATGGGTAGCAAGATCGCGATAGCCGCATGCGCCGGCGTCGCGACACTGACCGCCGCGTGTGGGTCGTCATCTGATACTCAATCCGGACGTGATCCGGTGAGCCGCACCGACTTGCAGCGTCACGACCTGAGCGTCCCGGGCCGAGAGAGCCTGCAGACCCGTGTCGACTTTCAGCCGGGAGCCCAGGCCGCGCGCCACAAGCACCCCGGCGAGGAGATCATCTACGTACTCAAGGGCACGCTGGTCTACGACATCGACGGTCAAGGGTCCAAGACCGTTACGGCCGGAGACGTACTGTTTGTTCCCGCCGAAACCTTCCACTCGGTCCGCAACGTGGGCGACGACGAGGGGTCCGAACTCGCCACCTACGTGGTCGACAAGGACAAGCCGCTTGTGGTGCTGAACAAGTAA
- a CDS encoding TIGR03618 family F420-dependent PPOX class oxidoreductase, whose translation MTDISAFAELVGLDHGLCVLSTVRDDSSVQSSVINAGVMPHPRTGESVVALVAVGGSRKLDHLRADPRATIVVRAGWRWVTVEGTAELAGPDDPYPGVDDEELRLLLRNIFEAAGGTHDDWETYDRVMAEQRRTAVLISPRRVYSNPATG comes from the coding sequence GTGACGGACATATCCGCATTCGCCGAACTCGTCGGCCTCGACCACGGCCTGTGCGTGTTGAGCACCGTTCGAGACGACAGCAGCGTCCAGTCCTCGGTCATCAACGCCGGCGTCATGCCGCATCCGCGAACCGGCGAATCCGTCGTGGCATTGGTGGCGGTAGGGGGCAGCCGCAAGTTAGACCACCTGCGGGCCGACCCGCGAGCCACCATCGTGGTCCGCGCCGGGTGGCGGTGGGTGACCGTTGAGGGAACCGCCGAGCTCGCCGGCCCTGACGACCCGTATCCCGGAGTCGATGACGAAGAGCTTCGACTCCTGCTACGCAACATCTTTGAAGCCGCTGGCGGCACGCATGACGACTGGGAAACCTACGACCGAGTGATGGCCGAGCAGCGCCGAACCGCCGTCTTGATTTCCCCGCGGCGCGTCTACTCCAACCCGGCGACCGGATAG